A window of Blastomonas sp. SL216 contains these coding sequences:
- a CDS encoding ABC transporter permease subunit, with product MAMRALILRRLLTAIPTLLLVLLASFALMRFAPGGPFDGERPLAPETRAALEAAYGLNLPMGEQFALFLRRTLTGDFGPSLVYRDFTVTQLIADSLPVSLTLGGLAIVLALALGLAAGTVAALRPGGWADETLMLAATIVSALPSFVTGPLLALIFGLWLGLLPVGGLGESLASAPQYWVMPVIALALPVAGAIAKLARAGLAAALAQEHIRTARARGLSTGAIIARHALRPALVPVVSYLGPAAAGLLTGAVVIETVFALPGLGRYFVQGALNRDYPLIMAVILLYAVLIIVFNLVADLLYGWLDPRSRA from the coding sequence ATGGCGATGCGCGCCCTGATCCTTCGCCGGTTGTTGACCGCAATCCCGACGCTGCTGCTGGTGCTGCTCGCCTCGTTCGCGCTGATGCGCTTTGCGCCGGGGGGACCGTTTGATGGGGAGCGGCCCCTGGCGCCGGAGACACGGGCGGCGCTGGAGGCGGCATACGGGCTGAACCTGCCGATGGGCGAGCAGTTTGCGCTGTTCCTGCGCCGCACGCTCACCGGGGATTTCGGGCCGAGCCTGGTCTATCGCGACTTTACCGTTACCCAGCTGATCGCCGACAGCCTGCCGGTGTCGCTGACGCTGGGCGGCCTGGCCATCGTGCTCGCGCTGGCACTCGGGCTGGCCGCAGGGACGGTGGCGGCGCTCCGCCCCGGCGGCTGGGCGGACGAGACGCTGATGCTTGCGGCGACCATTGTCTCCGCGCTGCCCAGCTTTGTCACCGGGCCGCTGCTCGCGCTGATCTTCGGGCTGTGGCTGGGGCTGCTTCCGGTGGGCGGGCTCGGCGAGAGCCTGGCGAGCGCGCCGCAATATTGGGTAATGCCGGTGATCGCGCTGGCGCTGCCGGTCGCCGGTGCCATCGCCAAGCTGGCACGCGCGGGGCTGGCGGCGGCGCTGGCGCAGGAGCATATCCGTACCGCGCGGGCGCGTGGCCTTTCGACGGGCGCGATCATCGCGCGCCATGCGCTGCGGCCTGCTTTGGTGCCGGTGGTCAGCTATCTCGGCCCAGCGGCGGCAGGTTTGCTGACCGGAGCGGTCGTGATCGAGACCGTGTTCGCGCTGCCGGGCCTCGGCCGCTATTTCGTGCAGGGCGCGCTCAACCGCGACTATCCGCTGATCATGGCGGTGATCCTGCTTTATGCCGTGCTGATCATCGTGTTCAATCTTGTAGCCGATCTGCTCTACGGCTGGCTCGATCCCCGGAGCCGGGCATGA
- a CDS encoding MerR family transcriptional regulator, whose translation MADSLDIAAVTRLTGLTARALRFYEARGLVEPLRTASGRRHYDAAALERLNLILSLKKAGLTLAQIQRLTAHRRIDLHGLITAQLDHLEAQARRISEAQALLVSVKSRIDRGEPIDAETFCSLIRNEQQDSTAMSQDQWKAVTDRYFSPEEQAEWADRMGALGADFDQQAYSAQWKALGDEIKAALPMDPGSEEAAGFVQRWFALLKPFTDVATPAMWTGTMKMYDDMPNWPAQADPGFDAEVWAFMKQATAARMLAGEAIAVPKAE comes from the coding sequence ATGGCTGATTCGCTCGACATTGCTGCCGTTACGCGGCTCACCGGTCTCACCGCCCGCGCGCTGCGCTTTTATGAGGCGCGGGGGTTGGTGGAGCCGTTGCGTACCGCATCGGGGCGGCGGCATTATGATGCGGCGGCGCTGGAGCGGTTGAACCTCATCCTGTCGCTGAAGAAGGCGGGGCTGACGCTGGCGCAGATCCAGCGGCTCACCGCGCACCGGCGCATCGACCTGCACGGCCTCATCACTGCGCAGCTCGATCATCTCGAGGCCCAGGCGCGGCGGATATCCGAGGCGCAGGCGCTGCTCGTCTCCGTCAAGTCACGCATCGATCGCGGCGAGCCCATCGATGCAGAGACTTTCTGCTCGCTGATCCGAAACGAACAACAGGACAGTACAGCCATGTCACAAGACCAATGGAAGGCGGTGACCGACCGCTATTTCTCCCCGGAAGAGCAGGCCGAATGGGCCGATCGCATGGGCGCGCTGGGCGCGGATTTCGACCAGCAAGCCTATTCAGCGCAATGGAAGGCACTGGGCGACGAGATCAAGGCCGCGCTGCCGATGGACCCAGGCAGCGAGGAAGCGGCAGGCTTCGTCCAGCGCTGGTTCGCGCTGCTCAAGCCCTTTACCGATGTCGCGACGCCCGCGATGTGGACCGGCACGATGAAAATGTATGACGACATGCCCAACTGGCCGGCTCAGGCCGATCCGGGCTTCGATGCCGAGGTCTGGGCCTTCATGAAACAGGCGACCGCTGCGCGGATGCTGGCCGGCGAAGCGATTGCCGTGCCGAAAGCCGAATGA
- a CDS encoding multidrug efflux SMR transporter: protein MNAWVLLALAITCEIAGTSLLKASQGFTRPLFGMASMSCYGLCFWLLAFAFTRIPMGIAYAIWSGVGVVAVAVIGWLVFRQPISLAQAGFIVLTLIGTTGLYLSTPYGEAEQPQASAEA from the coding sequence ATGAATGCATGGGTTCTACTGGCCCTGGCCATCACCTGCGAGATTGCCGGTACCAGCCTGCTCAAGGCCTCTCAGGGCTTTACCAGGCCACTGTTCGGCATGGCGTCGATGAGCTGCTATGGCCTGTGCTTCTGGCTGCTCGCCTTTGCCTTCACCCGCATTCCGATGGGCATTGCCTATGCGATCTGGTCGGGCGTCGGCGTGGTGGCCGTGGCGGTGATCGGATGGCTAGTGTTCCGCCAGCCGATCAGCCTGGCCCAGGCCGGGTTCATCGTTCTGACGCTGATCGGAACGACGGGGCTGTATCTAAGCACGCCATATGGCGAGGCTGAGCAGCCGCAGGCTTCGGCGGAAGCTTAA
- a CDS encoding 3'(2'),5'-bisphosphate nucleotidase CysQ — MASRTKVSPDTIKHIVEEASGIAMAAFARAGGDLQVWDKVPGEPVSETDLAVDNFLRERLGALVPDAGWLSEETADDVARLDCGRIWLVDPIDGTRDFVRGRSGWAISVALVEDGHVVMGVLAAPARGEYWIGARGRGAFLNGKRLKASRRTDFSRSRVPTDSLPKADIDLTVVEKPNSIALRMAMVADDRADLLATLRWGYEWDIGAAAIIAEEAGARVTDALGGELRFNKPRANAFGVLCCAPGIHAAAVERLRERAVRLSAGGG, encoded by the coding sequence ATGGCGTCGCGCACCAAGGTTTCTCCCGATACGATCAAGCATATCGTCGAAGAGGCGAGCGGCATCGCGATGGCCGCCTTCGCCCGCGCCGGCGGCGATCTGCAGGTCTGGGACAAGGTGCCCGGCGAACCGGTGAGCGAGACCGACCTTGCCGTCGACAATTTCCTGCGCGAACGGCTGGGCGCACTGGTGCCCGATGCCGGCTGGCTGTCCGAAGAGACCGCCGATGATGTCGCCCGGCTCGACTGCGGGCGCATCTGGCTGGTCGATCCGATCGACGGCACCCGCGATTTCGTGCGCGGCCGCTCCGGCTGGGCGATCTCGGTCGCGCTGGTCGAGGACGGCCATGTCGTGATGGGCGTGCTGGCGGCACCGGCGCGGGGCGAATACTGGATTGGCGCGCGCGGTCGCGGCGCCTTCCTCAACGGGAAGCGCCTCAAGGCCAGCCGCCGCACCGATTTTTCCCGCTCGCGCGTGCCGACCGACAGCCTGCCCAAGGCGGATATCGACCTGACGGTGGTCGAAAAGCCGAACAGCATCGCGCTTCGCATGGCGATGGTCGCCGATGATCGCGCCGACCTGCTCGCGACGTTGCGCTGGGGCTATGAATGGGATATCGGCGCCGCCGCGATCATCGCCGAAGAGGCCGGTGCGCGCGTGACCGATGCTTTGGGCGGCGAGCTGAGGTTCAACAAGCCGCGCGCCAATGCCTTTGGCGTTCTGTGCTGCGCGCCCGGCATTCACGCAGCCGCGGTCGAGCGGCTGCGCGAACGCGCGGTGCGATTGTCGGCGGGCGGTGGTTAA
- a CDS encoding peptide chain release factor 3, with the protein MTALNRRTFAIISHPDAGKTTLTEKLLLTGGAIHLAGEVKARGAARRARSDWMKIEQQRGISVTSSVMTFERQGITFNLLDTPGHEDFSEDTYRTLTAVDSAIMVIDAAKGIEPQTRKLFEVCRLRSVPIITFVNKVDREGRDPFELLDEVADALALDVCPMSWPVGMGGQFEGIYDFARNTLMQPSGPSREYDDTALAVSGLDDPKLAAALSSQAMERLTEEAELAQGGYASFDLEAYRHGDLTPVYFGSALKRFGIEELIDAIATHAPPPRSQPAEPESVDPTRKDVTGFIFKVQANMDPQHRDRIAFMRLVSGTFKRGMKLVPSGHGKPIAVHSPILFFAQDRELADEALPGDIIGIPNHGTLRVGDTLSEKNDVRFTGLPNFAPEILRRVQLKDPTKTKQLRKALDDLSEEGVIQVFYPEIGSQWIVGVVGQLQLEVLISRLEAEYKVEAVLEMAPFDTARWLGGPAEALEAFKRISINNLAKDRDGNPVFMARSAWDVGYQQEKNPELTFSATRER; encoded by the coding sequence ATGACCGCCCTTAACCGCCGCACCTTCGCCATCATCTCGCACCCTGACGCGGGCAAGACCACGCTCACCGAAAAGCTGCTGCTCACCGGCGGCGCGATCCATCTGGCAGGCGAGGTCAAGGCGCGCGGCGCGGCGCGGCGTGCCCGGTCGGACTGGATGAAGATCGAGCAGCAGCGCGGCATCTCGGTCACGTCCTCGGTGATGACCTTCGAACGGCAGGGCATCACCTTCAACCTGCTCGACACGCCGGGGCACGAGGATTTCTCCGAAGATACCTATCGCACGCTCACCGCGGTCGATTCCGCGATCATGGTGATCGATGCCGCCAAGGGTATTGAACCTCAAACGCGCAAATTGTTCGAGGTCTGCCGGTTGCGTTCGGTGCCGATCATCACCTTCGTCAACAAGGTCGACCGCGAGGGCCGCGATCCGTTCGAGCTGCTCGACGAGGTGGCCGATGCGCTGGCGCTCGATGTCTGCCCGATGAGCTGGCCCGTCGGCATGGGCGGCCAGTTCGAGGGCATTTACGACTTCGCCCGCAACACGCTGATGCAGCCCAGCGGGCCGAGCCGCGAATATGACGACACGGCGCTGGCCGTCAGCGGGCTCGATGACCCGAAGCTCGCCGCAGCGCTGTCGAGCCAGGCGATGGAGCGGCTGACCGAGGAGGCGGAGCTCGCCCAGGGCGGCTATGCGAGCTTTGACCTGGAGGCCTATCGCCATGGTGATCTCACTCCGGTCTATTTCGGCTCCGCGCTCAAGCGCTTCGGTATCGAGGAGCTGATCGACGCCATCGCCACCCATGCCCCGCCGCCGCGCAGCCAGCCGGCCGAACCCGAATCGGTCGATCCCACGCGCAAGGACGTGACCGGCTTCATCTTCAAGGTGCAGGCGAACATGGACCCGCAGCACCGCGACCGGATCGCCTTCATGCGGCTGGTCTCGGGCACGTTCAAGCGCGGCATGAAGCTGGTGCCCTCAGGTCACGGCAAGCCGATCGCGGTGCATTCGCCGATCCTGTTCTTCGCGCAGGACCGCGAGCTCGCCGATGAGGCTTTGCCCGGCGATATCATCGGCATCCCCAACCATGGCACGCTGCGCGTCGGCGATACGCTGTCCGAGAAGAACGATGTGCGCTTTACCGGCCTGCCGAACTTTGCGCCGGAAATCCTGCGCCGCGTGCAGCTGAAGGACCCAACCAAGACCAAGCAGCTGCGCAAGGCGCTCGACGATCTGTCCGAAGAAGGCGTGATCCAAGTCTTCTACCCCGAAATCGGCAGCCAGTGGATCGTCGGCGTGGTCGGCCAGCTGCAGCTCGAAGTGCTGATCAGCCGTCTGGAGGCCGAGTATAAGGTGGAGGCGGTGCTGGAAATGGCCCCGTTCGATACCGCGCGTTGGCTGGGTGGCCCGGCCGAGGCGCTGGAGGCGTTCAAGCGCATCTCGATCAACAACCTCGCCAAGGACCGCGATGGCAACCCGGTGTTCATGGCGCGATCGGCCTGGGATGTCGGCTATCAACAGGAAAAGAACCCCGAACTGACGTTCAGCGCGACGCGCGAACGCTAA
- a CDS encoding aldose 1-epimerase family protein: protein MADLVTLRSDALTATIHPLGAELWSLKDAEGRELMTDADPAFWTGHAPLLFPIVGALAGGQYRLGERSFAMAKHGFARRSGFALVEADAARALFRLEASEETRAQYPFDFRLDMGFALDGAKLAMTATIGNQGATPMPFSFGYHPAFAWPLPFGGVAEDHRVVFERDEPAPIRRLDPATGLVAPTPQPSPVDGKVYAPVHADFEADALIWDELSSRSLTYGVPGQPQLRIDFPDTPMLGIWQKPGARYLCIEPWAGIADPLGFAGDFSDKPGVTILAPGVQQRLRMDVTLEQPALL, encoded by the coding sequence GTGGCTGATCTGGTCACGCTGCGATCCGACGCGCTGACGGCGACCATACATCCGCTGGGAGCGGAACTATGGTCGCTCAAGGACGCGGAAGGCCGCGAGTTGATGACCGATGCCGACCCGGCCTTCTGGACGGGACACGCGCCATTGCTGTTCCCGATTGTCGGCGCGCTCGCGGGGGGCCAGTACCGGCTGGGCGAACGCAGCTTCGCGATGGCGAAGCACGGCTTTGCCCGGCGCTCGGGCTTTGCGCTGGTCGAGGCGGACGCGGCAAGGGCGCTGTTCCGGCTGGAGGCGAGCGAGGAAACGCGCGCGCAATATCCGTTCGATTTCCGGCTCGACATGGGCTTTGCGCTGGATGGCGCGAAGCTGGCGATGACCGCGACGATCGGCAACCAGGGCGCTACGCCGATGCCGTTCAGCTTCGGCTATCACCCCGCCTTTGCCTGGCCTTTGCCTTTTGGCGGCGTAGCGGAGGATCACCGCGTGGTCTTCGAACGCGACGAGCCTGCCCCGATCCGGCGGCTCGATCCTGCGACCGGCCTGGTCGCACCCACGCCGCAGCCCAGCCCGGTCGACGGCAAGGTCTACGCGCCCGTTCATGCCGATTTCGAGGCCGACGCGCTGATCTGGGATGAACTTTCCAGCCGCTCGCTCACCTATGGCGTACCCGGCCAGCCGCAGCTGCGCATCGATTTCCCCGATACGCCGATGCTCGGCATCTGGCAGAAACCCGGCGCACGCTATCTGTGCATCGAACCCTGGGCCGGGATCGCCGACCCGCTGGGCTTTGCGGGCGATTTCAGCGACAAGCCCGGCGTGACCATCCTCGCACCCGGCGTACAGCAGCGTTTGCGGATGGATGTGACGCTGGAACAACCGGCATTGTTATGA
- the pheT gene encoding phenylalanine--tRNA ligase subunit beta, with product MKFTLSWLKEHLDTDASLNEITDRLTAIGLELEGVENPADALRPFRVAKVIEAGPHPNADKLRLLKVDDGSGTPWQVVCGAPNARQGLVGVFGPPGTYVPGPAFTLKPAKIRDVESFGMMCSYRELMLGEDHDGIIELPEDAPVGTSFADYAGLDDPVIEVSVTPNKQDCMGVRGIARDLAASGIGTLRPLSEVYRSGVDPVEGSGEAPDVRTDDAAGCPAFYAQNVSGLKNGAAPKWMADRLKAIGQKPISVLVDITNFVSIDLGRPLHVYDRAKLTGGLVARKAVDGEEVLALNGKTYKLDSSMTVIADSAQVHDIGGIMGGEDSGVSDDTTDVLIECAYFDPEHIARTGQKLMLTSDARQRFERGVDPAFLEQGLAIATRLVLDLCGGTASPVTRSGAAPVEPRTVAYDPAYCAALGGIDVATSEQQAILDRLGFGIDSSATPWTITVPSWRRDIAGKADIVEEVVRITGIDAIPSTPLPRLPGVAKPTASPAQLQERRVRRLAAARGLNEAVNWSFISDKEAAPFGGGDWVLANPISEDLKVMRPSLLPGLLSAAKRNLDRGAGSVRLFEIGRRYFKAEDGTSLERTTLGIVLTGDKTPRDWRSGKAQAFTAHDIKAEVLALLDAAGAPAAKLMDFAPDSAGLGDHYHPGQAATLRLGPKNVLASYGTLHPSTAKAFGFKPVHGPVMVAELFLDAIPLKPRSSAMREAYAPPALQAVTRDFAFLVDAKLAAGDLVRAVKGADKKHITDARVFDSFAGQGVPEGKLSLALEVTLQPVDKSFGDDELKAIADAVVKAAAKLGAELRG from the coding sequence ATGAAGTTCACCCTCTCCTGGCTGAAAGAGCATCTCGATACCGATGCTTCGCTCAATGAAATCACCGACCGTCTGACCGCGATCGGGCTGGAGCTCGAAGGCGTGGAAAACCCCGCCGACGCGCTGCGCCCGTTCCGCGTCGCCAAGGTGATCGAAGCAGGCCCGCACCCCAATGCGGACAAGCTGCGGCTGCTCAAGGTCGATGACGGCTCGGGCACCCCCTGGCAGGTCGTGTGCGGCGCGCCCAACGCGAGGCAGGGCCTTGTCGGCGTGTTCGGCCCGCCGGGAACCTATGTCCCCGGCCCTGCCTTCACGCTGAAACCGGCGAAGATCCGCGATGTCGAAAGCTTCGGCATGATGTGCTCGTACCGCGAACTGATGCTGGGCGAGGACCATGACGGCATCATCGAACTGCCCGAAGACGCGCCGGTGGGCACCAGCTTTGCCGATTATGCCGGACTCGACGATCCGGTGATCGAGGTGTCGGTCACGCCCAACAAGCAGGACTGCATGGGCGTGCGGGGCATCGCGCGCGATCTGGCGGCATCGGGCATAGGTACGCTGAGGCCGCTGTCCGAGGTCTATCGCTCGGGCGTCGATCCGGTCGAAGGCTCGGGCGAAGCGCCCGATGTGCGCACCGATGATGCCGCCGGTTGCCCGGCCTTTTATGCCCAGAACGTCTCTGGCCTGAAGAACGGCGCTGCGCCCAAATGGATGGCCGACCGGTTGAAGGCGATCGGCCAGAAGCCGATTTCGGTGCTGGTCGACATCACCAATTTCGTCTCGATCGACCTCGGTCGTCCGCTGCACGTCTATGACCGTGCCAAGCTGACGGGCGGTTTGGTCGCGCGCAAGGCGGTGGACGGCGAAGAGGTCCTGGCGCTCAACGGCAAGACCTACAAGCTCGATAGTAGCATGACCGTGATCGCCGACAGCGCCCAGGTGCACGATATCGGCGGCATCATGGGCGGCGAAGATTCGGGCGTGTCCGACGACACCACCGATGTGCTGATCGAATGCGCCTATTTCGACCCCGAGCATATTGCGCGCACCGGCCAGAAGCTGATGCTGACGAGCGATGCGCGCCAGCGTTTCGAGCGCGGCGTCGATCCGGCGTTCCTCGAACAGGGCCTCGCCATCGCGACACGGCTGGTGCTCGACCTGTGCGGTGGCACGGCGAGCCCGGTGACCCGCTCGGGTGCCGCGCCGGTCGAACCGCGCACGGTTGCTTACGACCCCGCCTATTGCGCGGCTCTGGGGGGCATCGATGTGGCCACTTCCGAGCAGCAGGCGATCCTCGATCGGCTGGGCTTCGGTATCGACAGCAGCGCGACCCCCTGGACGATCACCGTCCCGAGCTGGCGGCGCGATATAGCGGGCAAGGCGGATATCGTCGAGGAAGTGGTGCGGATCACCGGCATCGACGCGATCCCCTCCACCCCGCTGCCCCGCCTGCCCGGCGTCGCCAAGCCCACCGCCAGCCCCGCGCAGCTGCAGGAGCGGCGCGTGCGCCGTCTGGCGGCTGCGCGCGGCCTCAACGAAGCGGTCAACTGGTCGTTCATTTCGGACAAGGAAGCCGCGCCCTTTGGCGGCGGCGACTGGGTGCTGGCCAACCCGATCAGCGAGGACCTGAAAGTGATGCGGCCCTCGCTGCTGCCCGGCCTGCTCTCGGCGGCCAAGCGCAACCTGGATCGCGGTGCAGGCTCGGTTCGGCTGTTCGAGATCGGTCGGCGCTATTTCAAGGCCGAGGACGGCACCAGCCTGGAGCGGACGACGCTAGGCATCGTGCTGACGGGCGACAAGACCCCGCGCGACTGGCGCAGCGGCAAGGCTCAGGCGTTCACCGCGCATGACATAAAGGCCGAAGTGCTGGCCTTGCTCGACGCAGCGGGGGCCCCTGCGGCCAAGCTGATGGACTTCGCGCCCGACAGCGCTGGTCTTGGCGATCACTATCACCCCGGCCAGGCGGCGACGCTGCGGCTGGGGCCGAAGAACGTGCTGGCCAGCTATGGCACGCTGCACCCCAGCACCGCCAAGGCGTTCGGCTTCAAGCCGGTGCACGGGCCGGTGATGGTCGCCGAGCTGTTCCTCGATGCCATCCCGCTCAAACCGCGCAGCAGCGCGATGCGCGAGGCCTATGCACCGCCAGCCTTGCAGGCGGTGACGCGCGACTTTGCGTTCCTTGTCGATGCCAAGCTGGCAGCGGGCGATCTGGTGCGCGCGGTAAAGGGTGCTGACAAGAAGCACATCACCGATGCCCGCGTGTTCGACAGCTTTGCAGGCCAGGGCGTGCCCGAGGGCAAGCTCTCGCTCGCGCTGGAAGTGACCTTGCAGCCGGTGGACAAGAGCTTTGGCGACGATGAGCTCAAGGCCATTGCCGATGCGGTGGTCAAGGCAGCGGCCAAGCTTGGGGCGGAGTTGCGTGGCTGA
- the pheS gene encoding phenylalanine--tRNA ligase subunit alpha: MADVENLQQDYLARIADADLAALEEIRIAALGKQGAITGLLKTLGAMSAEERQEQGPRINGAREAVTAAIAARKDALESAALNERLAAEAIDLTLPVAPSPQGSVHPVAQVMDELAEIFADLGFAVATGPEIESGWYNFTALNMPETHPARAMHDTFYFPDRNAAGEEMLLRTHTSPVQIRTMMAQKPPIRIIAPGRTYRSDSDATHTPMFHQVEGLVIDKGITMAHLKWTLETFVKAFFERDDIVLRLRPSYFPFTEPSAEVDVGFTVEKGKRVIGGDPTGPNGGWMEILGSGMVNPKVIEHCGLDPDEWQGFAFGCGIDRLAMLKYGMDDLRAFFDGDLRWLKHYGFSSLDVPTLSGGVGA; this comes from the coding sequence GTGGCCGACGTTGAAAACTTGCAGCAGGATTATCTGGCGCGCATCGCCGATGCCGATCTTGCCGCGCTGGAAGAAATCCGCATCGCCGCGCTGGGCAAGCAGGGCGCGATTACCGGGCTGTTGAAGACGCTCGGCGCGATGAGCGCCGAAGAGCGCCAGGAACAGGGTCCGCGCATCAACGGCGCGCGCGAAGCCGTCACGGCCGCGATCGCCGCGCGCAAGGACGCGCTGGAAAGCGCCGCGCTGAACGAGCGACTGGCCGCCGAAGCCATCGACCTGACCCTGCCGGTCGCCCCCAGCCCGCAAGGATCGGTGCACCCGGTCGCGCAGGTGATGGACGAGCTGGCGGAAATCTTTGCGGATCTCGGCTTTGCTGTCGCCACGGGTCCCGAGATCGAATCGGGCTGGTACAATTTCACCGCGCTGAACATGCCCGAGACGCACCCGGCGCGTGCGATGCACGACACCTTCTATTTCCCTGATCGCAACGCGGCAGGCGAGGAGATGCTGCTGCGCACGCACACATCGCCGGTGCAGATCCGCACGATGATGGCGCAGAAGCCGCCGATCCGCATCATCGCGCCGGGCCGCACCTATCGCAGCGATTCGGACGCGACGCACACGCCGATGTTCCACCAGGTCGAGGGGCTGGTGATCGACAAGGGCATCACCATGGCGCACCTCAAATGGACGCTCGAGACCTTCGTGAAGGCGTTTTTCGAGCGCGACGACATCGTGCTGCGCCTGCGTCCCAGCTATTTCCCGTTCACCGAACCTTCGGCCGAGGTCGATGTCGGCTTCACCGTCGAAAAGGGCAAGCGCGTGATCGGCGGCGATCCCACCGGCCCCAATGGCGGCTGGATGGAGATTCTGGGCAGCGGCATGGTCAACCCCAAGGTGATCGAGCATTGCGGGCTTGACCCGGACGAGTGGCAGGGCTTTGCCTTTGGCTGCGGCATCGACCGGCTCGCCATGCTGAAATACGGCATGGATGACCTGCGCGCGTTCTTCGACGGCGATCTGCGCTGGCTGAAGCATTACGGCTTCTCGTCGCTCGATGTCCCCACTTTGAGCGGAGGAGTCGGCGCATGA
- a CDS encoding sterol desaturase family protein: MIPQLPNPTELAIPAFVLLMLVEIWWVRRRDRRAYEPRDTLTSLALGLGSTVAGALTGGLALAIAFWVYQYRLFDIGFVWWAWPIAFVFDDFAYYWVHRLGHRVRWMWAAHVIHHSSQHYNLSTALRQTWTGFFTPGLLVSLPLFWLGFHPLMVAFCGGINLIYQFWIHTEAVKRMPRWFEAVMNTPSHHRVHHAINPRYLDSNYAGVFIVWDKMFGTFVPERDDEPIRYGIVKQLGSFNLLWAAFHEWVGIARDMGSAPGLGNKLSYLLRPPGWSHDGSRETSDSIKAAWAARQGRPAPSRLHGDVTLEPAE, translated from the coding sequence ATGATTCCTCAACTGCCCAACCCGACCGAACTCGCCATTCCGGCATTCGTGCTGTTGATGCTGGTCGAGATTTGGTGGGTGCGCCGGCGCGACCGCAGGGCCTATGAGCCGCGCGATACGCTGACCTCGCTCGCGCTCGGGCTGGGCAGCACCGTGGCAGGCGCGCTGACCGGGGGGCTTGCCCTCGCCATCGCCTTCTGGGTGTACCAGTATCGCCTGTTCGACATCGGTTTCGTGTGGTGGGCCTGGCCCATCGCCTTTGTGTTCGACGATTTCGCCTATTACTGGGTGCATCGCCTTGGCCATCGCGTCCGCTGGATGTGGGCGGCGCATGTCATCCACCATTCCAGCCAGCACTATAACCTGTCGACCGCGCTGCGGCAGACCTGGACCGGGTTCTTCACCCCCGGACTGCTGGTCAGCCTGCCGCTGTTCTGGCTGGGCTTCCACCCGCTGATGGTCGCGTTCTGCGGCGGCATCAACCTGATCTACCAGTTCTGGATCCATACCGAGGCGGTGAAGCGGATGCCGCGCTGGTTCGAGGCGGTGATGAACACGCCCTCGCACCACCGCGTCCATCACGCGATCAACCCGCGCTATCTCGATTCGAACTATGCCGGCGTGTTCATCGTCTGGGACAAGATGTTCGGCACCTTTGTGCCCGAGCGCGATGACGAGCCGATCCGCTATGGCATCGTCAAGCAGCTGGGCAGCTTCAACCTCCTATGGGCGGCGTTCCACGAATGGGTCGGCATCGCGCGCGACATGGGGAGCGCGCCGGGCCTGGGCAACAAGCTGAGCTATCTTCTGCGCCCGCCGGGCTGGAGCCATGATGGCAGCCGCGAGACCAGCGACAGCATCAAGGCCGCCTGGGCTGCGCGGCAAGGCCGGCCAGCGCCATCCCGCTTGCATGGCGATGTCACGCTAGAGCCAGCGGAATAG
- a CDS encoding GNAT family N-acetyltransferase yields MARGADQLEVTLCEGADVRAQEAMLAELCARIFDTFDPEYLARRLPVLVDPVLHVAQGNHAAILGFKIGYRRGPSLLYSWLGGIVPEARGHGIAARLMQAQHDWAAAQGYHFVETRTRASNNRMIIVNLKAGFHIAGVESDEAGHLVVIQRRRLNTMP; encoded by the coding sequence ATGGCGCGCGGAGCTGACCAGCTTGAAGTCACCCTCTGCGAAGGGGCAGACGTCAGAGCCCAAGAGGCCATGCTCGCCGAGCTTTGTGCCCGGATTTTCGACACGTTCGATCCCGAATATCTCGCGCGCCGCCTGCCGGTGCTGGTCGATCCCGTGCTGCATGTTGCGCAGGGTAATCATGCCGCGATTCTGGGCTTCAAGATCGGATATCGGCGAGGGCCCAGCCTGCTCTACTCCTGGCTCGGCGGCATCGTGCCGGAAGCGCGGGGTCACGGCATCGCTGCGCGGCTGATGCAGGCGCAGCATGATTGGGCGGCAGCGCAAGGCTATCACTTTGTCGAAACGCGCACCCGCGCCAGCAACAACCGCATGATCATCGTCAACCTGAAGGCAGGGTTTCACATTGCCGGGGTCGAGAGCGACGAGGCCGGGCATCTGGTGGTCATCCAGCGGAGGCGATTGAATACCATGCCGTGA